In Cutaneotrichosporon cavernicola HIS019 DNA, chromosome: 1, one DNA window encodes the following:
- the rga8 gene encoding uncharacterized protein (GTPase activating protein), producing the protein MAPTAPITLPPSFFNSFWSPDYRTGLDTLFRQLEAGTIENNEVADFINAQARAHQSLAALLRESNISPGTNSTSSLQHTLMSLRNASAGRGEANRALAMELQEHILVPFNGWKARHEDRIETARDDMLGKGGLIASWEKEVNKLMGLRQAYTNKMRLADESEEDAQFAPGTASLKSPDANSNSSLAKQSGLMRSGTVADRISEKLRQASSGSHSRSSSVASQSGASPSDKDLPPPPPPVIQEEENKVEERPKSPTGSAKVAPPKLQIGGAPRAADDSPSSPTHEDAFIPPTDPNGRPKMSNEEPASAIDEHGNEFILLSGVALAPRAFRALLSRFDQYLLTHVAPGSEQAQSSELSTRQTLASRQRSSILGTYEKTFSGEELVSWLSHNLEGLGGEWDRCVDAGDELLRMGHLSRVGVVGRGFEPEDDVFFVLKVDASESSGVSVAGLRKNLSTYAKTAENYANSGYNYAASNAPAARQYANNNLSNLQTSISSFSLPAVASGPSVPTWAKNYLPAAVSSNEPAHIRLRLEANRANELYHSGVSQAEACRLDMEERIERGLRTWERWERERLGVIRSILKHYEVALAKLPKRLEQGDEATALAVETYNPESDLKALIEGSRTGPFRPRPHIYESVESEVPDVNFGIDLRRWSGETAWKSLMNAPQRAKDAIPEVLEGLLTAVGTMSADVSDDERRKAWIYEVPLEETHMLRNAINHSQLRVDEIATIAQKFNLPTVCGVVKLWLLELNPPALGWEGWEDAKAIYPSVGADLERDMTSAVRSVVGRLPTSQLFTLNAVIKHWKDLVDGTKTEEPAELYIKKLSISTGRCILRPQYETELTIQDRTPGLFLEDLLEHYSNVFPKLLEEKRNQQDRVMPVRKRTALVDQRISRSSLGGNTDSQAALLQQQRSLQADVPQQPPVPVVPSAADVGPQIPPSSGPPIQPVPVPAPITAPVPVAAVPAVPSGPSASSAVPPANFGQPRMVSPPASFSQPRMVSPPANFGPPRMISPPASDDESGPPARFVSPPESPIFHTPPLPTPAPAVIPPAPATDRPATPVRSGTPQGRGTPSPSKVDDERVGIPTSTGSLKRNTSSETSRLRGPRGARGPRAQSGHASRGSVNALAAQFEKK; encoded by the exons ATGGCACCCACCGCACCCATcactctccctccttccttcttcAACTCGTTTTGGTCCCCAGACTACCGCACAGGTCTTGACACTCTCTTTCGTCAACTCGAGGCTGGCACCATCGAGAACAATGAGGTCGCTGACTTTATCAAC GCGCAAGCCCGCGCCCACCAGTCGCTGGCCGCGTTGTTGAGAGAATCCAATATCAGCCCTGGCACCAACTCGACGTCATCACTGCAGCACACCCTTATGTCGCTCCGCAACGCCTCGGCGGGACGAGGTGAAGCTAACCGCGCACTAGCCATGGAGCTGCAGGAACACATTCTCGTTCCGTTCAACGGCTGGAAGGCTCGTCACGAGGACCGCATTGAAACTGCTCGTGACGACATGCTTGGCAAGGGCGGCCTTATCGCCTCatgggagaaggaggtgaACAAGCTGATGGGG CTGCGCCAGGCATACACCAACAAGATGCGGCTTGCAGAcgagagtgaggagga CGCACAGTTCGCCCCTGGCACAGCTTCGCTCAAGTCGCCTGACGCAAACAGCAACTCGTCGCTCGCAAAGCAATCGGGACTGATGCGATCGGGAACGGTTGCGGACCGCATCAGCGAGAAGCTGAGGCAAGCCAGCTCGGgctcgcactcgcgctcCAGCTCTGTGGCGTCCCAGTCAGGCGCCTCCCCGTCAGACAAGGACTTacctcccccgcctcctcccgtCATtcaagaggaggagaataaggtggaggagcgtCCCAAGTCGCCCACTGGCTCGGCCAAGGTGGCGCCCCCGAAGCTGCAgatcggcggcgcgcctcgtGCTGCCGATgactcgccctcgagcccTACCCATGAGGACGCGTTTATCCCACCTACAGACCCCAATGGCCGCCCCAAGATGAGTAACGAGGAGCCCGCCAGCGCCATAGACGAGCACGGCAACGAATTCATCCTCCTTTCCGGTGTTGccctcgctcctcgcgcctTCAGGGCCCTCCTCAGCCGATTTGACCAGTACCTCTTGACCCACGTTGCGCCGGGCAGCGAACAGGCTCAGTCGTCTGAGCTCTCTACGCGCCAGACCCTTGCGTCTCGCCAAAGGAGCTCGATCCTCGGCACATATGAGAAAACGTTCTctggcgaggagctcgttTCGTGGCTCTCGCACAATCTggagggcctcggcggcgagtgggacCGCTGTGTCGACGCTGGCGATGAGCTCCTCCGCATGGGCCACCTCTCTCGCGTCGGTGTGGTCGGCCGCGGCTTCGAGCcggaggacgacgtctTCTTCGTGCTCAAGGTTGATGCTTCGGAGAGCtctggcgtcagcgtcgccggcctccGCAAGAACCTCAGCACCTATGCCAAAACGGCCGAGAACTACGCCAACTCGGGATACAATTACGCGGCATCCAATGCCCCCGCTGCGCGCCAGTATGCCAACAACAACCTCTCCAACCTGCAGACGTCGATCAGCAGTTTCTCGCTTCCCGCTGTGGCCTCGGGACCATCGGTTCCCACGTGGGCGAAGAACTACCTCCCGGCCGCTGTCTCGTCCAACGAGCCTGCGCACATCCgtctccgcctcgaggctAACCGCGCCAACGAGTTGTACCACTCTGGTGTCTCCCAGGCTGAAGCCTGCCGCCTCGACATGGAGGAGCGCATCGAGCGCGGCCTCCGTACCTGGGAGCGTTGGGAACGtgagcgtctcggcgtcATCCGCTCCATCCTCAAGCACTACGAGGTTGCGCTGGCCAAGCTGCCCAAGCGTCTTGAGCAGGGTGACGAGGCGACTGCTCTCGCCGTGGAGACGTACAACCCCGAGTCTGA CCTCAAGGCCCTCATCGAGGGCAGCCGTACTGGCCCCTTCCGGCCTCGCCCACATATCTATGAGTCGGTCGAGTCCGAGGTGCCTGACGTCAACTTCGGTATCGACCTGCGGCGGTGGTCTGGCGAGACGGCCTGGAAGTCGCTCATGAATGCGCCTCAGCGCGCTAAAGACGCCATCCCagaggtcctcgagggcctccTTACTGCGGTGGGCACTATGAGTGCCGACGtgtcggacgacgagcgtcGTAAGGCGTGGATCTACGAGGtgccgctcgaggagacgcaCATGCTTCGCAACGCCATCAACCACTCGCAGCTCCGCGTTGACGAGATCGCCACCATTGCTCAGAAGTTCAACCTCCCTACCGTGTGTGGTGTCGTCAAGCTCTGGCTCCTTGAACTCAACCCTCCTGCTCTGGGCTGGGAGGGCTGGgaggacgccaaggcgATCTACCCTTCGG TTGGTGCCGACCTGGAGCGCGACATGACGTCGGCAGTCAGGTCCGTTGTTGGGCGCCTCCCCACATCCCAGCTTTTCACGCTGAATGCGGTGATCAAGCACTGGAaggacctcgtcgacggcacGAAGACGGAGGAGCCGGCCGAGCTCTACATCAAGAagctctccatctcgactGGCCGTTGCATCCTTCGCCCACAGTACGAGACCGAGCTCACAATCCAGGACCGTACCCCTGGTCTGTTCCTGGAGGACCTGCTAGAACACTACAGCAACGTCTTCcccaagctcctcgaggagaagcgcaacCAGCAGGACCGCGTCATGCCCGTGCGCAAGCGCACTGCGCTTGTCGACCAACGCATCTCACGTTCGAGCCTGGGCGGAAACACAGACTCGCAGGCGGCGCTCCTTCAACAGCAGCGCTCTCTGCAAGCTGACGTCCCTCAGCAGCCGCCCGTTCCTGTCGTCCCTTCCGCCGCGGACGTGGGCCCTCAGATCCCTCCGTCGTCCGGCCCTCCCATCCAGCCCGTGCCCGTCCCTGCGCCAATCACCGCGCCAGTTCCCGTTGCTGCGGTCCCTGCTGTTCCGTCAGGCCcatcggcctcgtcggccgtcCCGCCTGCCAACTTTGGCCAACCTCGTATGGTGTCGCCTCCCGCTAGCTTCAGTCAGCCTCGTATGgtctcgccgcccgctAACTTTGGGCCGCCTCGTATGATCTCGCCGCCCGCTAGCGATGACGAGAGCGGGCCACCCGCGCGCTTCGTCTCGCCGCCTGAATCGCCCATTTTCCACACCCCGCCGCTTCCAACACCTGCCCCTGCCGTCATCCCCCCAGCACCTGCTACGGACCGCCCCGCGACCCCTGTGCGCAGTGGGACGCCGCAGGGACGCGGGACGCCTTCCCCCAGCAAGGTCGATGACGAGCGCGTTGGCATCCCCACAAGCACTGGTAGCCTGAAGCGCAACACGTCGAGTGAGACAAGCCGCCTGCGTGGTCCTCGGGGAGCGCGAGGTCCCCGCGCGCAGAGCGGTCACGCAAGCCGTGGCTCTGTcaacgcgctcgccgcgcagtTCGAGAAGAAGTAG
- the APL5 gene encoding uncharacterized protein (Part of the AP-3 complex, an adaptor-related complex which is not clathrin-associated. The complex is associated with the Golgi region as well as more peripheral structures. It facilitates the budding of vesicles from the Golgi membrane), which translates to MFERTLQDLIRGLRAHKASSRAQEEAFLAEAMGEIRTELRGKDMSLKAEAVLKMCYLMMLYPIPPPTGFAFHVVEVMSSPRYHQKQLGYMAAPMAFTGETEEVVLTVNGIKKDLLSPHLPIPPLPLSSVAHLLGLSPSLAHTLHPDLLQLLTHSSARIRKRAVLCLLPCWEAYPDGLREGFPRVRERLLDEDQGVVGATVNVVMELARRQGGKNYVPLAPELFTILTSSSNNWMLIKVVKLFAILTPLEPRLVRKLLPPLTSLISSTSAISLLYECVRTCIVGGMLDPDRPEGDALARVCVDKLGGYLRDEGGDQNLRYIALLAMVNITPTHPHMVAEYQDEIMKSLDDADLSIRMRALELITAMVDRDNIQPIVDQLLTHLAPPEEPVHQSAVSALAALAAKTNGASSDPAVTAQNISFSHSYRLLLTQRLLDMISRDTYAHVTDFEWVVSVLVDVAYVSHVDLGSRIRDMLLDVVGRVKSVRGYAVRVLEKAVGDDDMRDRANERLSSCEAGLLEAAVWICGEYAGELTSPLSAMSNILPPSLPRSAPTLAVLSVQAEAKVFGHYAARASEEWSTEKHAEAKNVVASVRKGLLPFLSSRDIDIQERAVEFTQLLGFVDADLAKHVPPSSASSGIPGVDGGFESESKDGEPPYPKSLFLFQPLFTNHELNSVGYRAQEAVRIPEGLDLDAEIVPRGGFLEIEEDAASEAGEEEAEADLGTGGGAGMDELRRVLRDQERSRRGKKKKSEMTPEERTERRKRKAARRERAKNDPYYLYDEKDADAEDDVDDIPIVRLDDDLDAAGPSSPPKKSKTKEMRKPAAPPPDFDRAGEMPEGAAPAERASAAATKSGLAAVDLSSIAAPRGRYDEYTEGDDLPPREPGPSPPVDAAHGADVPADEAEVKVIKRKKKSKKPRAPA; encoded by the exons ATGTTTGAGCGCACGCTGCAGGATTTAATCCGCGGCCTGCGTGCGCATAaggcgtcgtcgcgcgcgcaggAAGAGGcgttcctcgccgaggcaATGGGCGAGATCCGCACCGAGCTCCGCGGCAAGGACATGAGCCTaaaggccgaggccgtgcTCAAGATGTGCTAC ctcATGATGCTCTACCCCataccgccgccgaccgGGTTTGCGTtccatgtcgtcgaggtcatgaGCTCGCCTCGGTATCACCAGAAGC AACTGGGCTACATGGCGGCTCCGATGGCGTTCACTGGCGAGACGGAAGAGGTGGTCCTTACCGTCAACGGAATCAAGAAGGACCTGCTGAGCCCGCATCTCCCGATCCCACCACTGCCGCTGAGCTCGGTAGCccatctccttggcctctCCCCCTCACTAGCCCACACGCTCCACCCCGACCTCCTGCAACTCCTCACACATTCGAGCGCACGTATCCGCAAACGCGCAGtcctctgcctcctccCGTGTTGGGAGGCGTATCCCGACGGACTGCGCGAGGGCTTCCCCCGCGTCCGAGAGCgccttctcgacgaggaccagggcgtcgtcggcgccaccgTCAATGTCGTCATGGAGCTCGCGCGACGGCAGGGGGGGAAGAATTACGTGCCACTAGCACCAGAGCTGTTCACCATCCtcacgagctcgagcaaCAACTGGATGCTCATCAaggtcgtcaagctc ttCGCCATCCTCACGCCTCTGGAGCCACGCCTCGTGCGCAAgctccttcctccacttACGAGCTTGATCTCGTCCACGTCCGCTATCTCGCTGCTGTACGAGTGCGTGCGCACATGTATTGTGGGCGGCATGCTCGACCCCGATAGACCTGAGGGCGACGCACTTGCGCGCGTCTGCGTCGACAAGTTGGGCGGATATCTccgcgacgagggtggcgaCCAGAACC TCCGCTATATCGCGTTGCTGGCCATGGTTAACATCACGCCGACGCACCCCCACATGGTCGCCGAGTACCAGGACGAGATCATGAAgagcctcgacgacgccgacctgTCGATTCGTATGCGCGCTCTTGAACTCATCACCGCAATG GTGGATCGCGATAATATCCAGCCTATTGTCGATCAGCTCCTCACACACCTCGCCCCACCAGAAGAACCAGTACATCAGTCCGCGGTTAGCGCCCTCGCTGCATTGGCGGCGAAGACGAACGGCGCCAGCAGCGATCCGGCAGTGACTGCGCAGAACATTTCCTTCTCGCACAGCTACAGGTTGCTCTTGACGCAGCGGCTGCTGGACATGATCTCGCGCGACACGTACGCCCACGTCACTGACTTTGAGTGGGTTGTCTCtgtgctcgtcgacgtaGCGTATGTCTCCCACGTCGACCTTGGGTCGCGAATCAGGGACATgcttctcgacgtcgtggGCCGTGTCAAGAGCGTGCGAGGGTACGCAGTGCGGGTTCTGGAGAAGGCGGTAGGGGACGACGATATGCGCGACCGCGCAAACGAGAGATTGTCCAGCTGCGAGGCGGGCTtgctcgaggccgccgtcTGGATCTGCGGCGAGTACGCCGGCGAGCTCACGTCTCCCCTCAGCGCAATGTCCAACATCCTACCACCGTCACTACCCCGCAGCGCTCCCACGCTCGCGGTGCTCTCCGTTCAGGCTGAGGCCAAGGTGTTCGGGCACTACGCGGCACGCGCGTCGGAAGAATGGTCGACTGAGAAGCACGCCGAGGCGAAGAATGTCGTTGCGAGCGTACGCAAGGGGCTCTTGCCATTCCTCTCGTCGCGAGACATCGACATCCAGGAGCGCGCAGTCGAGTTCACACAACTCCTTGGGTTTGTCGACGCCGATTTGGCAAAGCACGTGCCTCcatcgagcgcgtcgtcggggaTTCCAGGAGTTGACGGTGGTTTCGAGTCTGAATCCAAAGACGGCGAGCCACCATATCCCAAGtcgctcttcctcttccagcCACTCTTCACAAACCATGAACTCAACTCGGTCGGCTACCGTGCACAGGAGGCTGTTCGCATCCCAGAGGGCCTGGATCTCGATGCGGAGATCGTGCCTCGTGGGGGATTCCTCGAgattgaggaggacgcTGCGTCCGAGgccggggaggaggaggccgaggccgatcTCGGTacgggcggcggtgcgggCATGGACGAGCTCCGTCGCGTGCTTCGGGACCAGGAGCGCTCGAGGCGtgggaagaagaagaagagcgagaTGACACCAGAGGAGAGAACCGAGCGGCGGAAG CGCAAGGCAGCACGACGCGAACGGGCCAAGAACGACCCGTACTACCTGTATGACGAGAAGGACGCGGACGCTGAGGACGATGTTGACGACATCCCGATCGTgcgccttgacgacgaccttgacgcGGCAGGCCCATCGAGCC CACCGAAAAAGTCGAAGACCAAAGAAATGCGCAAGCCCGCCGCCCCACCACCGGACTTTGACCGCGCCGGCGAGATGCCTGAGGGCGCTGCGCCAGCAGAACGAGCGTCTGCCGCGGCGACCAAGTCTGGGCTCGCTGCTGTCGACCTCTCC